One genomic segment of Candidatus Methanosuratincola sp. includes these proteins:
- the acs gene encoding acetate--CoA ligase, whose product MDRILSVLPTSKTAHPDVNVMNEIRRQSLEDPATFWHRFADELFWYEKNGPVLQPIEVPPYARWFPLWKTNISYNALDRHVNSWRKNKVAIYWESEEGERRALTYYDLYKEVNRFASVLKSLGISKGDRVTVYMPMIPELVACLLACTRIGAIHSVIFAGFTSQAIADRVNDSQSKMVITSDVSCRRGRAIPIKAIVDEALKHTSTVEKVLVVRRGEGDVAMVEDRDVWYHEIAEQASRYVEPERLEGTFPSFILYTSGTTGKPKGATHGTAGYMVWTHFTQKLVFDIDDRDIYWCTADIGWITGHTYVVYGPLISGATSLIYDGAPDYPMPDRWWDLVERYGVTIFYTSPTSIRMHMKYGEEWVKRHDLSSIRILGSVGEPINPEAWNWYYTNVGRQRAPIVDTWWQTETGGIMIAPQPGLAPIPLKPGSATLPLPGVDAEVFTEDGRIAGPNEKGLLVIRKPWPGQFMTLWGDPERFRSIYFTRFAGCYYPGDFAMKDEDGYFWLLGRADEVLKVAGHRIGTIELEDALISHPAVAESAVVGKSDPIKMQVPVAFVVLRPGHVPSPQLRIELINHIRNTIGPIAAPGAVYFVDKLPKTRSGKIMRRVIAAVVEERQLGDITTLEDEASVDEVKRAYEELKAELLTMKG is encoded by the coding sequence GAGCTCTTCTGGTACGAGAAGAACGGGCCCGTCCTCCAGCCCATCGAAGTCCCCCCTTACGCGCGGTGGTTCCCGCTCTGGAAGACGAATATCTCCTACAATGCTCTTGACCGCCATGTGAACAGCTGGAGGAAGAACAAGGTCGCCATCTACTGGGAATCAGAGGAAGGCGAGAGGAGGGCCCTCACCTACTACGATCTCTACAAGGAGGTAAACAGGTTCGCCTCCGTCCTGAAGTCGCTCGGCATCTCCAAAGGAGACCGGGTCACGGTCTACATGCCGATGATCCCTGAGCTGGTGGCGTGCCTGCTTGCGTGCACAAGGATAGGCGCGATACACTCAGTGATTTTTGCCGGCTTCACCTCACAGGCCATCGCCGACAGGGTGAACGACTCGCAGAGCAAGATGGTGATCACTTCGGATGTGTCATGCAGGCGCGGCAGGGCGATCCCTATCAAGGCGATAGTGGACGAGGCCCTGAAGCATACGAGCACGGTCGAGAAGGTCTTGGTCGTCCGGAGGGGAGAAGGCGACGTTGCGATGGTCGAGGACAGGGATGTCTGGTACCACGAAATCGCAGAGCAGGCGAGCAGGTATGTGGAGCCCGAGCGGCTGGAGGGGACCTTCCCGAGCTTCATACTATACACGTCAGGGACCACCGGGAAGCCTAAGGGGGCGACACACGGCACCGCAGGTTACATGGTCTGGACTCACTTCACGCAGAAGCTCGTCTTTGACATTGACGACAGGGACATCTACTGGTGCACCGCGGACATAGGGTGGATAACCGGGCATACCTATGTCGTCTACGGGCCGCTCATAAGCGGTGCGACATCGCTCATCTACGATGGGGCGCCTGACTACCCGATGCCGGACAGATGGTGGGACCTCGTCGAGAGGTACGGGGTTACGATATTCTATACCTCCCCCACTTCGATAAGAATGCACATGAAATACGGTGAGGAGTGGGTCAAGCGCCACGACCTCTCGAGCATCAGGATACTCGGGAGCGTGGGGGAGCCGATTAACCCTGAGGCCTGGAACTGGTACTACACCAACGTAGGCAGACAGCGGGCGCCGATTGTAGATACTTGGTGGCAGACCGAGACTGGCGGCATCATGATAGCGCCGCAGCCGGGGCTCGCCCCCATCCCGCTGAAGCCCGGATCCGCCACGCTCCCCCTGCCGGGCGTGGACGCCGAGGTCTTCACCGAGGACGGCAGGATCGCAGGCCCGAACGAGAAGGGGCTATTGGTGATACGGAAGCCTTGGCCAGGGCAGTTCATGACCCTCTGGGGGGACCCTGAGCGGTTCAGGAGCATATATTTCACCAGGTTCGCCGGGTGCTATTACCCGGGGGACTTTGCCATGAAGGACGAGGACGGGTACTTCTGGCTACTCGGTAGGGCGGACGAGGTCCTAAAGGTGGCGGGGCACCGGATAGGAACCATTGAGCTGGAGGACGCCCTAATATCGCACCCGGCTGTGGCTGAGTCGGCTGTCGTCGGCAAGTCTGATCCGATAAAGATGCAGGTGCCGGTCGCGTTTGTCGTGCTGCGCCCAGGGCACGTACCGTCGCCGCAGCTGAGGATCGAGCTGATAAACCACATAAGGAACACGATAGGACCTATAGCCGCACCCGGGGCGGTCTACTTCGTTGACAAGCTCCCGAAGACGAGGAGCGGGAAGATAATGCGGAGGGTAATCGCAGCCGTTGTTGAGGAGCGCCAGCTGGGTGACATCACTACGCTCGAGGACGAGGCGAGCGTGGACGAGGTGAAGCGCGCATACGAGGAGCTGAAGGCAGAGCTCCTCACCATGAAGGGATAG
- a CDS encoding NAD(P)-binding protein, which yields MVRLVLYDLIIVGGGPAGLAAAVYARKRLLNTLVLTLDIGGQVLQTEKIDNYPGYLEKSGMGLSAPPLASAPPS from the coding sequence GTGGTTCGCCTGGTTCTATACGATCTCATAATTGTCGGTGGGGGGCCCGCCGGCCTCGCTGCGGCAGTCTACGCGAGGAAGCGGCTCCTCAATACCCTCGTGCTCACGCTGGACATCGGCGGGCAGGTCCTACAGACCGAGAAGATCGACAACTACCCTGGATACTTGGAGAAGAGCGGGATGGGGCTGTCCGCGCCGCCGTTAGCCTCAGCTCCGCCTTCATGA
- a CDS encoding phosphoadenosine phosphosulfate reductase family protein — translation MSPSAKADPGRGKRNLSHPACCVYLKELPSRRAYSAHGIDAVLRGLQAVESRMRTLTLGENGQCRFNRRLGVWTYDPIAFWTEGQVWEYIRRNGLPYNPAYDRGFKRTGCLPCTAHKHWPRKLARTYPAVRDMLLKRIGHDQNGNKVLLHWVESCLQTEMAAGAGASVRAGTAIGAADGPGAIGRLREQEEGEGEGGNWQRPL, via the coding sequence ATGTCGCCCTCGGCAAAGGCGGACCCGGGAAGGGGGAAGAGGAACCTCAGCCACCCCGCCTGCTGCGTCTACCTGAAGGAGCTGCCTTCGAGGAGGGCTTACTCAGCCCACGGGATTGACGCCGTGCTGAGGGGCCTCCAGGCGGTGGAGAGCAGGATGAGGACACTCACCCTCGGGGAGAACGGGCAGTGCCGCTTCAACAGGAGGCTCGGGGTTTGGACGTACGACCCGATAGCCTTCTGGACCGAGGGGCAGGTGTGGGAGTACATCCGCCGGAACGGGCTCCCGTACAACCCGGCGTACGACAGGGGCTTCAAGAGGACTGGGTGCCTGCCGTGCACCGCGCACAAGCACTGGCCCCGGAAGCTCGCGAGGACGTACCCTGCGGTCAGGGACATGCTGCTGAAGAGGATTGGGCACGACCAGAACGGGAACAAGGTGCTCCTCCACTGGGTGGAGAGCTGCCTCCAGACGGAGATGGCTGCTGGCGCAGGTGCCAGTGTGCGTGCTGGAACTGCCATCGGGGCGGCGGATGGGCCAGGGGCGATAGGCCGCCTCCGGGAACAGGAAGAGGGAGAGGGAGAGGGAGGAAATTGGCAGAGACCCCTTTAG
- the ndhC gene encoding NADH-quinone oxidoreductase subunit A: MFLDLAGPAGVFALALLAAALVYLCGRSGGKNVGEGAEKGAKLQPYACGEELPPEQVPVSIHMFDFAAFFLIFDVISIVLIFSFSASNVFLPIAYIALSGLALYAIMTYRRR; the protein is encoded by the coding sequence ATGTTCTTGGATCTGGCCGGCCCTGCAGGGGTCTTTGCGCTGGCGTTGCTGGCGGCTGCCCTCGTGTACCTGTGCGGGCGGTCTGGAGGCAAAAACGTTGGCGAAGGGGCCGAAAAGGGCGCCAAGCTCCAGCCATATGCGTGCGGTGAAGAGCTCCCGCCTGAACAGGTTCCTGTGAGTATCCACATGTTTGATTTTGCTGCATTCTTCCTGATATTCGACGTCATTTCGATCGTCCTGATCTTCTCCTTCTCTGCATCCAATGTCTTCCTCCCAATTGCCTACATCGCTCTCTCCGGGTTGGCTCTGTATGCCATAATGACGTACAGGAGGCGCTGA
- a CDS encoding NADH-quinone oxidoreductase subunit B family protein has product MGIIDWAFRKSPWILHFNTGSCNGCDIEIFATLTPKYDVERLGALLKGSPRHADILVVSGPVTRQASGRILRIYEQMPDPKKVVAVGTCCISGGVFSNGGKGPCYNVYPGLDSLVPVDAYVPGCPPKPEAILDGISKVAKKAGVGCK; this is encoded by the coding sequence GTGGGCATAATCGACTGGGCCTTCAGGAAGAGCCCTTGGATCCTGCACTTCAACACCGGATCGTGCAACGGCTGCGACATCGAGATATTCGCGACCCTGACGCCGAAATATGACGTCGAGCGCCTCGGTGCATTGCTCAAGGGCAGCCCGAGGCATGCTGATATCCTTGTTGTGAGCGGGCCGGTAACCAGGCAGGCGAGCGGAAGGATACTCAGGATATACGAGCAGATGCCTGATCCGAAGAAGGTGGTTGCAGTCGGCACCTGCTGCATAAGCGGAGGGGTCTTCTCGAATGGAGGCAAGGGGCCTTGCTACAACGTCTATCCGGGGCTCGATTCGCTAGTGCCGGTCGATGCTTATGTCCCTGGGTGCCCGCCGAAGCCCGAGGCGATACTCGACGGCATATCCAAGGTCGCAAAGAAGGCAGGGGTTGGTTGCAAATGA
- a CDS encoding NADH-quinone oxidoreductase subunit C — translation MNAEEAIRALTGAEGVQEIKALSERRILVACSRDAYRGVVGRLAGLGFNHVVAMTGVDMKEGIDLLLHLGSSLMVTVRVRLDPSRPKISSVSDILPGAEMREREVRDLLGVEFEGHPSPSRFMVSEDWPAGVYPLRKAFTPATAAPETRRSGPG, via the coding sequence ATGAACGCGGAAGAAGCCATTCGGGCCCTGACTGGCGCGGAAGGCGTCCAGGAGATTAAGGCGCTGTCGGAGAGGCGCATCCTCGTGGCCTGCTCAAGGGATGCCTACAGGGGTGTCGTAGGGCGACTAGCCGGGTTGGGTTTCAACCATGTGGTCGCGATGACCGGGGTGGACATGAAGGAGGGGATCGACCTCCTGCTCCATCTGGGATCCTCGCTGATGGTAACCGTCAGGGTGAGGTTGGACCCGTCCAGACCGAAGATATCCTCGGTCTCTGACATTCTGCCTGGGGCAGAGATGAGGGAGAGGGAGGTCCGGGACCTGCTCGGGGTCGAGTTCGAGGGCCATCCGTCGCCTTCAAGGTTCATGGTCTCTGAGGACTGGCCTGCTGGGGTTTACCCGCTCAGGAAGGCTTTCACCCCTGCCACTGCCGCTCCGGAGACAAGGAGGTCTGGTCCGGGATGA
- a CDS encoding nickel-dependent hydrogenase large subunit codes for MSSSYERIFDIPIGPQHPALKEPAMLKLKVDGEHVVGVDLDVSYNHRGIEKAAEYRTYIQNLYLIERICGICNVAQTLTYCLAVESLHGKEIPARARFLRIVAEEISRINSHLLWLGVAAHEIGFDTFFMHIWLDREITLGLMEALSGNRITSSYNVIGGVRRDVTEDLLSRIRKGLDDLEPRVKRYREIAINDRSILKRTQGVGLLSPADAVATSAVGPTLRASGIRSDVRADDPYSSHDQVPFNVVASDGCDAHARILVRLDEILESIQMCRYCVQKLPSGPILQRLLRRTPPGEGLSRVEAPRGELFHYILSDGSDKPYRCKVSTPTLANLPALVRMLTSKGKYVVNIADVPVILASIDPCFSCAARVEKSGGV; via the coding sequence ATGAGCTCTAGCTACGAGAGGATATTCGACATACCGATAGGCCCCCAGCACCCCGCGCTGAAGGAGCCTGCTATGCTGAAGCTGAAGGTCGATGGGGAGCACGTGGTGGGCGTCGACCTGGACGTGAGCTACAACCACCGCGGCATCGAGAAGGCTGCAGAGTACAGGACCTACATACAGAACCTGTACTTGATCGAGAGGATCTGCGGGATCTGCAATGTGGCGCAGACCCTCACCTATTGCCTCGCTGTGGAGTCGCTGCACGGCAAGGAGATACCCGCCAGGGCCAGGTTCCTGAGGATCGTGGCCGAAGAGATCTCTAGGATAAACAGCCACCTCCTTTGGCTTGGCGTTGCCGCCCACGAGATAGGGTTCGACACGTTCTTCATGCACATCTGGCTCGACCGGGAGATCACGCTGGGTCTGATGGAAGCGCTCTCCGGGAACAGGATCACCTCATCGTACAATGTGATCGGCGGTGTGAGGCGTGACGTGACCGAGGATCTCCTCTCTAGGATAAGGAAGGGGCTCGACGATCTCGAGCCTAGGGTGAAGAGGTACAGGGAGATCGCGATCAATGACAGGTCGATCCTGAAGAGGACCCAGGGGGTAGGGCTGCTCTCACCTGCCGACGCCGTTGCGACCTCCGCGGTTGGCCCCACCCTCAGGGCATCGGGGATAAGGTCGGACGTGAGGGCGGACGACCCGTACTCCTCCCATGACCAGGTCCCGTTCAACGTCGTCGCCTCGGACGGGTGCGATGCCCACGCCAGGATACTTGTAAGGCTCGACGAGATACTCGAGTCGATCCAGATGTGCAGATACTGCGTCCAGAAGCTGCCTTCTGGGCCTATACTGCAGAGGCTCCTACGCCGCACCCCTCCGGGCGAGGGGTTGTCGAGGGTCGAGGCCCCGAGGGGAGAGCTCTTCCACTACATCCTCTCGGACGGCTCAGACAAGCCGTACCGCTGCAAAGTGAGCACCCCGACGCTGGCGAACCTCCCAGCGCTGGTCAGGATGCTCACCTCGAAGGGAAAGTATGTCGTGAACATAGCCGACGTGCCGGTCATCCTAGCCTCCATAGACCCCTGCTTCAGCTGCGCCGCGCGCGTCGAGAAGTCGGGGGGAGTGTAG
- a CDS encoding complex I subunit 1 family protein gives MDTAILSLLQTLAFPGFLFLAVSSFFYEWLDRKIYAWMQFRAGPLSAGPMGILQPLADFIKLMGKEDITPAYVDRRIFGAVPVLMVAITLTFWAVIPVTGAAGLVSFRGDVIFAVVAMTFFCILVFLGGFSSANRFSLLGAERATLQLLGFEIPLMLSVTGVCIHTGGLSMAEIVSWQAENGWSVLGPQAIGFFIFLIAAQAELERIPFDIPEAEQEIVAGWLTEYSGRKLALIRLAKDMELVFVSGLAVALFLGGPVGPSPSGMEWIAYTAYFLLKVAIIVSILAIIRGLFARARIDQMVSFGIRYLVPLSLAQVAATVLWRLF, from the coding sequence TTGGATACCGCAATCCTGTCGCTCCTCCAGACCCTTGCGTTCCCGGGGTTCCTGTTTCTGGCAGTATCATCCTTTTTCTACGAGTGGCTCGACCGGAAGATCTACGCCTGGATGCAGTTCCGGGCGGGCCCTCTATCGGCGGGGCCGATGGGCATCCTCCAGCCCCTCGCGGACTTTATCAAGCTGATGGGGAAGGAGGACATCACCCCTGCTTACGTTGACAGGAGGATCTTCGGGGCAGTCCCTGTCCTGATGGTTGCGATAACCCTCACATTCTGGGCGGTAATCCCGGTCACAGGGGCAGCCGGTCTCGTCAGCTTCAGGGGCGACGTTATATTCGCAGTTGTGGCGATGACATTCTTCTGCATCTTGGTTTTTCTAGGCGGGTTCTCCTCCGCCAACAGGTTCTCGCTCTTGGGGGCCGAGAGGGCGACCCTCCAGCTCCTCGGGTTTGAGATACCGCTGATGTTGTCGGTCACGGGCGTCTGCATCCACACGGGCGGGCTGTCCATGGCCGAGATAGTCTCCTGGCAGGCTGAGAACGGGTGGTCAGTACTGGGGCCCCAGGCGATAGGCTTCTTCATCTTCCTCATCGCTGCACAGGCGGAGCTCGAGAGGATCCCCTTTGACATACCTGAAGCCGAGCAGGAGATCGTCGCCGGCTGGCTCACAGAGTACTCGGGGAGGAAGCTTGCCCTGATCAGGCTCGCCAAGGACATGGAGCTGGTCTTCGTCTCCGGGCTAGCCGTGGCGCTCTTCCTCGGCGGGCCGGTCGGGCCGTCCCCGTCAGGGATGGAGTGGATCGCCTACACCGCATACTTCCTGCTGAAGGTAGCCATAATCGTTTCAATACTTGCGATCATAAGGGGGCTCTTCGCGAGGGCGAGGATCGACCAGATGGTCTCGTTCGGCATACGGTACCTGGTTCCGCTCTCGCTCGCCCAGGTAGCTGCAACCGTGTTGTGGAGGCTGTTCTGA
- a CDS encoding 4Fe-4S binding protein gives MSVLRDIIERRVRRERIRRCGPTGEGVEASPSYRGRVGLKRELCIGCSLCEKDCPSAAIKIVQDEKGKRPVFFLDRCMFCGQCKESCPTKAIYMSSEPELPVFDRKELEVR, from the coding sequence ATGTCTGTGCTTCGCGACATAATAGAGAGGAGGGTCAGGCGCGAGAGGATCCGCAGGTGCGGCCCGACGGGCGAGGGGGTCGAAGCCAGCCCCTCGTACCGGGGCAGGGTAGGGCTGAAGAGGGAGCTGTGCATCGGATGCTCGCTCTGCGAGAAGGACTGCCCGTCGGCTGCCATCAAGATAGTCCAGGACGAGAAAGGGAAGCGCCCAGTCTTCTTCCTCGACAGGTGCATGTTCTGCGGGCAGTGTAAGGAGAGCTGCCCGACAAAGGCTATATACATGAGCAGCGAGCCTGAGCTGCCAGTGTTCGACAGGAAGGAACTGGAGGTAAGGTGA
- the nuoK gene encoding NADH-quinone oxidoreductase subunit NuoK has protein sequence MSEVFSAAALVLFFIGLYCVVTRRNMIKTVLGIEIMTSAVNLNFISYASSGAGADPLGTSIVIVSISVGAAVAALALSMVIAVYRKTGSVDVRELRRLKW, from the coding sequence ATGAGTGAGGTATTCAGCGCTGCCGCACTGGTGCTCTTTTTCATAGGGCTATACTGCGTCGTTACTAGGCGGAATATGATAAAGACCGTGCTAGGGATCGAGATAATGACCTCCGCGGTGAACCTGAACTTCATATCGTACGCCTCCTCCGGGGCTGGAGCGGATCCGCTGGGCACGAGCATCGTCATAGTCTCGATCTCTGTGGGGGCTGCCGTCGCCGCCCTCGCCCTCTCGATGGTGATCGCGGTCTACCGGAAGACCGGGAGCGTGGACGTCAGGGAGCTGAGGAGGTTGAAGTGGTGA
- a CDS encoding proton-conducting transporter membrane subunit, whose amino-acid sequence MVSDLPAFLFLVPPLAGAVILTATSSLYRRRFYPAARWLVSISSLVLSMALLVWMAPPLPASYRLNGFGPPAGSYLLLDGLSAFLCLTAVSVVSLSVVFSYRYMEHDLGKNRYYSLMLLLTTGLLGVFVSGDLFTLFVFWELMCISSYALVSFRKHEWEPLEAGFKYLVMSTVGSLVALYGISLIYGIAGTLDIGGIGAALAVAGPVGYFPLAMIVAGFGVTAAMVPFHTWLPDAHPAAPSPVSAVLSGLVIKGGVYAIFRILFAGFTTYSFAVPLIVMGAATLTLGNLMVFAQQDIKRFFAYSSVANMGLILLAGGSAKYISEVNPAGAGLAYMAMAGALFHVLNHALGKSLLFLSSGSMIHSAGTRSIESLEGIGRRMPWSGGALMVGLLSLAGIPPLGGFWSKLLVLAPLAYSLAAGDPALAAAFFVVLINSLLAAGYYIWLAQRIAFRPGALPEGIRESPPSMVIPLAVLSLMCLAVTFALPWLVPALEAISRSLMGA is encoded by the coding sequence GTGGTGAGCGACCTGCCCGCCTTCCTCTTTCTGGTCCCGCCGCTGGCAGGGGCCGTGATCCTCACTGCGACCTCTTCACTTTACAGGAGGAGGTTCTATCCTGCCGCCAGGTGGCTGGTCTCGATCTCCTCGTTGGTGCTCTCCATGGCCCTCCTAGTCTGGATGGCCCCTCCTCTGCCGGCATCCTACCGCCTCAACGGCTTCGGTCCCCCCGCAGGATCTTACCTGCTCTTGGACGGGCTTTCGGCATTCCTCTGCCTCACGGCGGTGTCGGTCGTGTCCCTATCAGTCGTCTTCTCCTACAGGTACATGGAGCACGACCTGGGCAAGAACAGGTACTACTCGCTGATGCTCCTCCTCACGACCGGGCTCCTCGGGGTCTTTGTATCGGGAGACCTCTTCACGCTCTTCGTCTTCTGGGAGCTCATGTGCATCTCCTCCTATGCGCTCGTGTCTTTCAGGAAGCACGAATGGGAGCCCCTAGAGGCAGGGTTCAAGTACCTTGTGATGAGCACGGTCGGTTCGCTGGTTGCGCTCTACGGGATCTCGCTAATTTACGGGATCGCTGGCACACTCGATATCGGGGGCATTGGCGCCGCCCTCGCCGTAGCCGGTCCGGTCGGGTACTTCCCGCTAGCCATGATCGTTGCAGGGTTCGGGGTGACAGCCGCGATGGTCCCGTTCCACACCTGGCTGCCCGACGCGCACCCCGCCGCGCCGAGCCCCGTCAGCGCGGTCCTCTCCGGGCTGGTTATAAAGGGCGGGGTCTACGCCATATTCAGGATCCTATTCGCCGGTTTCACCACGTACAGCTTTGCGGTCCCCCTCATCGTCATGGGGGCTGCCACGCTGACCCTCGGGAACCTGATGGTCTTCGCCCAGCAGGACATAAAGCGCTTCTTCGCATACAGCAGCGTTGCCAACATGGGTCTGATCCTCCTGGCCGGGGGATCGGCGAAGTACATCTCCGAGGTCAACCCTGCCGGTGCTGGGCTGGCATACATGGCGATGGCGGGCGCGCTGTTCCACGTTCTTAACCATGCGCTGGGCAAGTCCCTCCTCTTCCTCTCCTCTGGCTCGATGATCCACTCTGCGGGGACAAGATCCATCGAATCCCTGGAGGGGATCGGCAGGAGGATGCCCTGGTCCGGCGGCGCCCTGATGGTCGGCCTCCTCAGCCTTGCAGGGATACCGCCGCTCGGCGGCTTCTGGAGCAAGCTCCTCGTACTTGCACCGCTAGCCTACTCCCTCGCAGCAGGCGATCCCGCACTCGCTGCAGCCTTCTTTGTCGTCCTGATCAACAGCCTCCTCGCCGCAGGGTACTACATATGGCTTGCACAGCGTATCGCCTTCAGGCCCGGAGCACTTCCGGAGGGGATCCGTGAGTCGCCGCCTTCGATGGTGATCCCGCTGGCAGTCCTCTCGCTGATGTGCCTCGCGGTCACATTCGCCCTGCCGTGGCTCGTCCCGGCACTAGAGGCGATCTCCAGATCTTTGATGGGGGCATGA
- a CDS encoding NADH-quinone oxidoreductase subunit L, giving the protein MSAFSEWLAFAPAWLCWLVPLAAALLVPAVGRLSRRAMELLGTLSVAASAALALLMATWIPVAEFPVRLLAPWVAPPISAVGLQMPEISFGILVDPVSIILANVVALVGALIMVYSVKYMEGEPSTTRFWLLMDAFVGSMLFLVMSDNLVQMLFGWEGVGLCSYALIGYWYRDSKDPETWLTAWVGEGKESYPPSHAGMKAFLMTRFGDVLMIAGVILLAISTGSFSFIEIADRVGTAGTSGLLLPASVLILFGAIGKSAQLPLMEWLPDAMTGPAPVSALIHAATMVKAGVYLVARIFPVFYIAAAADPGLIRFFEIAAWVGAATAFVSATQAAVSTELKKVLAYSTVSQIGYMMLAMGVAGTMAEFYIGYAGGIFHLMSHAVFKAALFLASGAVIHAVGSRFMRHMGGLRREMPLTYIGVVVPSLSLMGFPLLFSGFWSKDMILEAVLESGSLPLLAVALATVSITCFYTVRMVGRVFCGEPAAQPDGPGEAHRHAGDPSPAMSLPVLALSAATVAMGVLGFYEREWLAETLGGYIGSLVGHPEAVHLGDPAAQLLVPMISFAFILAGAIPAYLVYIRGMRVPESRALSHIRSFLADRWYLNRVYYACIVDPVWRVGGWIYGSVEEGAMKSAERSAQQYLLGFVGRFKKTHTGGLNENLIAVLAGMILLLVMLLLVVVP; this is encoded by the coding sequence GTGTCTGCGTTTTCAGAATGGTTGGCATTCGCGCCTGCCTGGCTCTGCTGGCTCGTCCCGTTGGCAGCGGCTCTTCTCGTTCCCGCCGTCGGCAGGTTGAGCAGGAGGGCGATGGAGCTACTCGGAACACTCTCAGTGGCGGCGTCCGCCGCGCTGGCATTGCTGATGGCTACATGGATACCGGTCGCGGAGTTTCCCGTCCGGCTCCTCGCCCCATGGGTTGCGCCGCCGATCAGCGCGGTGGGGTTGCAGATGCCTGAAATAAGCTTCGGGATCCTGGTGGACCCAGTAAGCATCATACTGGCAAACGTCGTCGCACTTGTCGGGGCACTGATCATGGTCTACTCGGTCAAGTACATGGAGGGGGAGCCGAGCACGACCCGCTTCTGGTTACTGATGGACGCCTTCGTCGGTAGCATGCTCTTCCTCGTGATGTCCGACAACCTGGTTCAGATGCTCTTCGGGTGGGAGGGCGTGGGTCTGTGCTCCTACGCGCTCATAGGGTACTGGTACAGGGACTCGAAGGATCCGGAGACCTGGCTCACTGCATGGGTCGGAGAAGGGAAGGAGTCGTACCCGCCGTCGCACGCCGGGATGAAGGCCTTCCTGATGACGAGGTTCGGGGACGTCCTAATGATCGCCGGGGTGATCCTTCTCGCCATCTCCACCGGATCCTTCTCCTTCATCGAGATCGCCGATCGCGTGGGCACTGCTGGAACCAGCGGGCTCCTCCTCCCCGCCTCGGTCCTCATACTCTTCGGGGCGATAGGCAAGTCCGCCCAGCTCCCGCTGATGGAGTGGCTGCCGGACGCGATGACCGGCCCGGCACCTGTCAGCGCCCTCATACACGCAGCGACTATGGTCAAGGCAGGGGTCTACCTCGTTGCGCGCATCTTCCCCGTCTTCTACATTGCTGCAGCCGCAGACCCCGGGCTGATCCGGTTCTTCGAGATCGCAGCCTGGGTGGGGGCGGCCACCGCCTTCGTCTCCGCGACCCAGGCAGCCGTCTCGACCGAGCTGAAGAAGGTACTCGCGTACTCGACCGTGAGCCAGATAGGCTACATGATGCTCGCCATGGGGGTCGCGGGCACGATGGCAGAGTTCTACATCGGATACGCTGGGGGGATATTCCACCTGATGAGCCACGCGGTCTTCAAGGCTGCGCTATTCCTGGCGTCAGGGGCGGTGATCCACGCGGTTGGATCCAGGTTCATGCGCCACATGGGCGGGCTGAGGAGGGAGATGCCCCTCACATACATCGGTGTGGTCGTCCCGTCCCTCTCCCTGATGGGGTTCCCCCTCCTGTTCAGCGGCTTCTGGAGCAAGGACATGATCCTCGAGGCGGTCTTGGAGTCCGGCAGCCTACCCCTGCTCGCTGTCGCGCTGGCTACGGTCTCCATCACGTGCTTCTACACCGTCAGGATGGTCGGGAGGGTCTTCTGCGGAGAACCCGCGGCTCAGCCGGACGGCCCGGGGGAGGCGCACCGCCACGCCGGGGACCCGTCGCCGGCGATGTCCCTGCCCGTCCTTGCCCTCTCTGCTGCAACCGTAGCGATGGGCGTCCTGGGGTTCTATGAGCGCGAGTGGCTTGCGGAGACGCTCGGGGGCTATATCGGCTCCTTGGTCGGGCACCCTGAGGCCGTCCATCTGGGAGACCCCGCTGCACAACTGCTCGTCCCAATGATCTCTTTTGCCTTCATACTGGCAGGGGCGATCCCAGCTTACCTGGTCTACATCAGGGGGATGCGGGTACCAGAGTCGCGTGCCCTGTCTCATATCAGGTCTTTCCTCGCAGACAGGTGGTACCTCAACAGGGTCTACTACGCCTGCATTGTGGATCCGGTCTGGAGGGTCGGGGGGTGGATCTACGGGTCAGTCGAGGAGGGAGCAATGAAGTCGGCCGAGCGGTCCGCCCAGCAGTACCTGCTCGGATTCGTCGGGAGGTTCAAGAAGACCCACACCGGCGGCCTAAACGAGAACCTGATAGCAGTCCTCGCCGGGATGATTCTCCTCCTTGTCATGCTGCTTTTGGTGGTGGTTCCCTGA